Genomic window (Melioribacteraceae bacterium):
TCAAATTCTAATTTATTCTGAATATAGAAAGCTCCTCTAATCGGAAATGTCTGCCAATTAGAACGGCTGTTATTGCTAGGGAGTGCAGGTTCTACCAATGCATAGTTAACCGCATTTTCTGTATACACAAATTCAGCTCCGGCTTTTACATTATTATATTTATCAAGCTGACTTGTAAAATCAATTTTAGCTGACCAGGTAGCAACCCTGCTTGTATCTCTTGAATTACTAAATCCAAGGCCCATGTTCATTGAAGAACCGATACCGCTGCTTGTACCACTGAAATAACCAAATGGCGCTTCATCAAAAAATATTCCGCCAAATTGATTTGTCTTATCTGTATTTCTTGCTGTGCCTGGATTAGTATCATACCGGGTACCAAACTGATTTAAGGTAACATCATAGTAAGTGGTGTTATTAATTACATGAGTGAACTTTAATCCATAACCGGAAATAAATTTTTGAGTTGGAGCCCAATAATCGGTAGCATAAACTCTGGAATCTAAATAACTGGCGCCTGATCTAGTGTCTAGTTGTTCGGCAATTCCACCGGCTGATCTAAATATACCGGCTAATCCACTTCTTGAACTTGTTGTTCCCCATTGCTTTCCATTAATACCTTCAACAGATAATTTCATTCCAGGCTGTAAATCTGAAGTTAATTTAAATTGGAAATTATAATCTTGATAAGCTTTCCTTGATAGGGGAATCATATACATTTCTTTTGTAGTTCTGTATGAAGTAATAAATGTCAAGCCTCCAAGTTCTTTGCTAATCACTGGAACTGGCCCACTGAAACTAATATCAAAATCGTAATCGGGTTCGGTAATATCTAGTTGTCTTCTATGCTGCCATAAAAATAATCTTTGAGCGGCTTCAGGAGTTAAATCATTCAAAGGATCGTTATCAGCCAATAATTGTTCCGATACTTTATTCCAACCTCTAAAAGGTTGATACTGGCGTTTAGTATAATCATCCCAGTTTCCATTATCGGTACCAGTCCAAGCAACTGCATCATCTATATAAGGTTTAATCCAATAAGAATTTGGAGAATTAACCGATTCACCAAAATGTTTATTAGCGCCTGGTCTATATCTGCTAAGAATAGAAATAGAATATTTTTGTTTATCACCATCTTTGGTAACCACATTAACTAAACCGGAACGAATATTACCGGATTCAGCGTTGAATCCGCCGGTCTGAACCTGAATTTCTTTAACCGATGTAAAGCTGATGCCGAGATATGGAGTATTATCCCTTTCATCTCTTAGGGTCATTCCATTTACAACAAATGCGGTTTGATCAGCTCCGCCACCTCGTATTACTGGTCCGGTAGCTGAAGAAAGAACACCCGCCTGTAAACCAATTACACCCGATACATTTGAAACCGGTAGGTTTTCAATTTCTTCAAAGTTTAGATTGACACGGCTTGATGATACGTCTTTCTGCACAATTGGCTGTTCGGCAACAACATAAATTTCCATTGTTTGCAGAGCCTCATCATTTAAAGAAATATCAACTACCGTTGTCTGGTCAATGTTTACTCTAACATTTGTAACGGTAGCTGTTGTGTAGCCAATATAAGATGCTTTTACCGTATACCTGCCGGGTTGAACATTCAATATCGCAAAATAACCATCAACATCGGTAGAAGCTCCTATAGTAGTTCCTTCGAGCATAACATTCACTCCAATGAGCGGTTCTTTGGTTTTTGAATCGATAATTGTACCGGCAATTTTACCCGTTGTTGCTGCGGTAATTTGGGTTGCAAGTATCAATGTTAGAATTTTGAGAAGTAAAAATTTTCTCATATTCGAAATCTCCTAAATTTCAGAATAATGCTTTACGCTAATAGAATTAGTTTTAACTACAGTTTGAATCTTATAAATCAAAAAAAATTAGGAACACTTTATTACAACTATTTAACGAACATCATTTTTTTACTAAGAACGTGCGAATTGGATTGAAGGGTATATATGTATATACCACTGGGCAAATTTTCAGCATTAAATTCAATTGAATGATAACCCTTACTCATTTCTTCATTCACAATTTCTGCAATTTCTTGGCCAAGCACATTAAAAATCTTTATTGACGTCAATCCACTTTCGGGGAGCGCATATTTGATTTTTGTAGATGGATTAAATGGATTGGGATAATTTTGATTTAGCTGGTAAGATTTGGGCATCCCATCATCTTCCAATACACTTGTAGAAACAAGAGTTCTAAATTTCATCACTTCGGCTAACTCACTTTTTCCATAATCATTTCCGGCAAGAACCGACCATGTGTAAATTTTATTTTCTTTTAATTTGCCAATGGTTAGAGTTGTATCAGTTGTAACTGTATCAATAATTATAATTGTTGGAAGTATCGATAACCCTTCAGCCACCTGTAATCTGTAATAGCTAGCAGCAAAGGTTTTATTCCAAACTAATTTTGGAGTTACGGACACATCTACTGACTTATCAGCAGGGAGCAATAACTGAGGAGGCGCCGGAAAGCCTGTCGTAAAACTCTTTGTTTCAGAATAGACACTCTCTCCGGCTAAATTTGACGCTGACACTCGCCAGTAATAAGTTTTTAATCCCTTTAATCGGGTAACTGTTCTAAATGTATCAACAATATTATTTTGATTAAAAACTAAACTTGAAAAATTGATATCCTCTGAAACTTGAAGACGATTATAATTTGAATGCTTTGTGTTTTCCCATATAAACTTAATAGTGTCTTTTTGATTAACCGCTAAATCAGCAGGGTAAAAAGTTTTTGGTTTTTCGGGAATATTTATAGTTACAGGAATTACTTCGCTTAGCTCACTCTCATTATAATTTTTATCTAATGATGTAACGGCAAAATACATTGTTGATGAAACATCATTTACTTTTAGCGCCGCGTAATTTACTCCAACAATATTATTAAGATTTGAGGCATCCTCAATTTGACTTGGCTGAACAGTAGCAGTATTAAATTTATAAATTGCGTACATAGAAGCTAAATTACCATCTGCCGCAACAGCTGGCTTATCCCAAATTAAACCATCACCTCTCACTCCTGCTATTTTTTCAAAGCGCAAGTTGGTTGGTTTATTAGGTTTAACTTGATCCTTCCAATTCATTCCTGGAATTATGGCCGGATTAGTATAATATTTTGTCTTTAATGAATCTGTAAATCCTGAAGTATTACCCGGAATATGTTTCGCGCTGAATAAAACCATCCCGTCGGTCTTGCTATTATTTCTATTAGCTTTCAATTGATTTGGAAGTTCAGCACTCGTATAGCTGGAACCATAAATATTTCCTGTATAGTAATGCTTATTATAGTGCTTTGCGGAATCCGCCCACCAGGGCATTAATTTATTATAATCTTGACTACCGCCAATTTTCCAATACAATTGTGGGATTATGTAATCTACGGTATTATTTTTTAACCAATTCATCGGATCGGCATAAATTGCGCTATAAGCATCCATTCCTGTAATACCTGCTGGAACTCCAGCTTTCCAAATACCAAAAGGACTGATACCAAATTTAACATTAGGTTTAAGTGCATTAATCGTATCGCTGATTGCTTTCATCTGGATATTTACATTATCTCTGCGCCATTCATCTTTATTTGTAAATCCTCTCGGATCAAGTAAGAATGTACTCTCATCTTTTGCATTATTTGTCGAATTCGCTTTCATATGATCGGGCGGATAAGGGTAGAAGTAATCATCAAAATGAATACCATCAACATCATATTTTGTGATAATATCAACTACAATACTTACATTATAATCTCTTACAGCCGGCAGACCGGGATTAAGAATATGAAGATTACCAAATTTTAAAATCCATTCCGGTTTCGTATTTGAAATGTGAGTTGCAGATCTGTCATAAGATGCCCCAGCGTGTCTTGCTCTGTAAGGATTTAACCAAGCGTGCAGCTCAATGCCCCTTTTATGAGCTTCGTCAATCGCAAATTGCAGAGGGTCAAAATTGTTTACAGGAGCTTTGCCTTGAGTGCCGGTTAACCAATATGACCATGGTTCAAAATCGGATTTATACAACGCATCGCATTCTGGACGAACTTGAAAAAATGCCGCATTTAAGTTAGCATCTTTAATTGCGTCGAGCATATCAATTAAATTTTGTTTGAGTGTTTCAACCGATAGTGTGGTTGATGAAGGCCAATCTATATTGGAAACCGAGGCAATCCAGGTTCCCCTAAATTCTCTTTTGGGAGAGGTGGTTTGTGACGATATAATTGAAAAACTGAAAATCAGTAAAACTTGAATAGAGTAAAATAGTTTTCTCATTAATTGCCTAGCCTTAATGGTCGTAAGGTTTTATTGAATCACGTCCCTAATTTGTAAACAACCAATTCTTTTTCAACTACACCAATGTGTAGTTTTAATTTCTCGTCTTTGCTTTGAATTCAAAAGATAATTTTTATAAAAATAGAGGCTGCTTTCTAATTTTATTAATTACTTACCATTTAGAAAGAATTCTTAATTTTTGCCCGATACTAACCGCTTCAGCCCTACTGTGAACATGCAGTTTTTCGTAGATGCTTCGAATATGATATTTAACACCATCTACTGAGAGGAAGATTTCATCAGCAATTTTTTTGTATGATTTGCCTTCAGATAGAAGAGTTAAAATGGTAGTCTCCTTTTCGGTAAGCATATCTTCATTATAAACCGGCTTGAATTTATGGAATGATTTTAAAACTTTACGGGCAATTTGTGGAGTCATAGGTGACCCTCCTTTAATTGCCAGCCGGATAGCCTCTATTAACTCATCGGGGGAAACAGATTTATGTAAATACCCAATTGCTCCTGCTTGCAACGATCCAAAAATACTCTTATCATCATCCTGAATGGTTATCATAATAATTAAAGCATTTTTATTTATTTGGGTTAACAGTTCGGCCCCCTCAATTCCAGAAATTCCCGGCAATCCAATATCTAATAATATTACATTGCTTTTTTTAATTTCCTCGGATTTGAGCGCCTCCTCGCATGAACTGAAAGATTCCAAAATTAAAAAATCCTCAATCGCGCTTAATGCTGTTTCCCAGGCTGTCCTTGCAAATAAATTATCTTCTATAATCGAAATTTTTATCATCGACGTTTTTTTCAACAAAATAAATCCTTTACAAAATGATATATACTACACACAAAGGTGGTTATTAAATTGATATTAAAAAAGTCCATTTAGTTCCCTGGTCTTTTCCTGTAATTAAATTATAGCTTGCCCCCAAAGCTTCCGCTCTGTTTTTGATATTCACTAATCCGTTACTGAATCTCTTCACCGATTCCTCGAAACCAATTCCGTCATCCTCAAAATATAATTCAAGTCTCTTGCCGCTGAACTCGATTTTAATAAAAACATTTTTACATTGTGAATGCCGGGCAATATTAGTGAGGACTTCTTTACAAATGCACCATAAATGCTGCCTCTTTTCCATAGAAATAGTTTGATTAACTGAATCGACGGGAAGTTTAATATTATAATTTATCTCTTTTGCATCCAAGAGGTCGGAAGCATACCGGTTAAACTTTATAAAAAATTTACCTAATCCATCTTCATCGGGATTCACAGTCCAAATTAAATCCTTAATTTTTTCCTGCGCATCTGCCGAACTCTCTAAAATTAAGTTCAAGTATTTTGATTTGCTTTCCACCTTTTTTTTCTCTTTATCATGCTCAAGTGCCCGAACAAAATATTGAATTGAAGAGAGTGTACCTCCAATTTCATCATGAAGATTGCGCGCAATTCTCGATCTGGTTCTCTCAATTTCGATCAATCGGTTTAATCTAATTTCATAAAATATAAATATGATAGAGAGGACTACAAGCAGAATTATCAATCTGAACCACCAGGTTTCCCAATATGGTGGAGTAATAATAATTCTAATTGAGCTTTCTACGTCACTCCAAATTCCATCATTATTTGAAGCAATAACTTTAAGAGTGTATTCTCCCGGATTTAAATTGGTAAATTTGGCATGACGATTATTCGCATCAACAAAAACCCACTGATCAACGAATCCTTCCAATTTATATGCATACTTATTCTTTGATGGAATTGCGTAGTGAAGCGCTGCGAATTCAAAGCTAATTACTTTATCTTTATAAGAAAGAACTACCTCATCCATCTCATTTATTGGTTTAATCAAAGGTGAATTATCTCCAACTTTTACTTCCTGATCTAAAATCGAAAGTTTGGTGAAAACAACTTTTGGTTTATAGGGATTATCTATTATCTCATTTGGATAAAAATTAATTAATCCATTTGAAGAACCGATGAACATCTTTCCATCACTATTTTTGAAATGGATATTTCCATTTAATTCCATTCCCATCAAACCATCTTTGGCGTTATAGTTATTAAATATTTTTCTGATTGGATCGAATTTGCTTAAACCATCATTCGTTCTAATCCATAAATATCCTTGATCATCTTCCTGAATACTATAAATAGTATTATCCCCCAAACCATCCTCCGTGGTAAAACTCTCAAAGTTGTCAGTTTCTCTATTATATTTACTCAAACCTTGATAAGTACCAATCCACAATTCTCTGCTTTTGGATTCATAAATGTCATAAATTCTATCGTTAGCAATACAAGTGCTATCGTTAGGAATTACCCTATAATGTTTGAAAGTTCCATCTTTTTCATTAAATATATCAAGTCCGCCGTAAGTAGCAACCCATACAATTCCATAGCTATCCTCAAAAACAGAAACCATTCTGGAATCGCCCAGAGTTTTAATATCATTTTCGTTATGAGCATATCTTTTAATTTGATTTGAGGCTGGATCGTAAATGAGAAAACCGCCGACTAATGTACTTGCCCAGAATCGATTTTTTTTATCGAAGTAAAACCATTTTACAAAATTGTTACCTTTTGCTTCGGTTCCATCATCGAGATATTGAACATTATAAAATTCATTTTTCTTTATATCGTAATAGTGAATGCCTCCGTAACTTCCCACCCACAGGTAATTTTTTTCATCAAGATAAAAATTAACTGTGCGCTGGGTATGCAGTTGTTTACCATTATTCTTTTCGCTGAAATATTTAATTCTTCTGTTATTCGTTTTTGAAATAACAGTTTCTCCAGGACCAGCCCAAATTACTTGCTTGGTAATATATCTTGATGGAATTTCTTTTTGATTATCAAGAAGAGCCTTATAATTCTCACTAAATTTTACCAGTTGAAATTTTTTCTGCATCGAATCATATTTATTTACTCCGGCAATAGTACCAACCCAAACAACTCCTGTTTTATCCTTAAAAATCGACCTTATTTTATTATCGTTTATTGATTTAGGATTATTTGGATTTGAGTAAATATCAGTCTTTACAAATGTTTTTTTATCAAACCTAAATAAGCCGCTGTAGGTACCAACCCAAATTGATTCTTTGTCCTGAAACAGTATTCGAATATTTTGATGATCGGGTCGAATGGGAAAGTCGCGGTCATTTTTAGTATTATAAAATTTATTATTATCTCTATCGAATAAATTAACTCCGGCGCCAAAAGTTGCCACCCAGAATCTCCCCTCATCATCCTCAATAAAATCCATTACCTGATTATGGCTCAAACTAAATTTATCGGAAGGATTATTCTTAAAGTGAACAAATTTGTTTTCTGATTCATTATAGAGATTTATCCCGCCATCAAAAGTACCGAACCATAATCGGCGTGATCTGTCTTCATAAATAGCGCTCACCATATTACTGCTAATTGTGTTGGGATTATTATCGGTATGTATGAAATGTGTGAATGTCTCCTTGACCGGATCAAATAAATTTAAACCGCCACCCAGAGTAGATATCCACATTCTATTTCTTGAATCGCGGAACACTTCGTAAATTATATCACTGCTTATTGTTTTCGAATTATTATGATCATGAGTAAATCGTTTAAATTTTCCGGTACGAACATCAAATTTATTTAGCCCTCCGCCAAGGGTACCAACCCACATTACACCATCTTTATCTAAAAGCAAACTAAAAACATGATTATAGCTTAAACTATTCGGGTCATTGACTTCATTTTTATAATAAACAAAATTATAACCGTCATATCTGCATAAACCATTTTCCGTAGCCATCCAAATAAAGCCGGTACTATCCTGAACAATATCATTAACATTTCCTGGTATGAGGCCTTGTTCTTTTGAGATACGATCGAAGACAAGCTGTTGATTCTGGGCATAGAATACCTGATTTAGGCTACAGCAAAGAAAAAAAAGAAGTGTAGTGTAAAATTTGATCATAAAAGCATAATAATTTTAAGAATATCAAACCGGAAAGATCGCATCCATAAAACATGTGGATTAAAAACCGGCTAAGTGAACATCTTATAATCAGCATAAAAAATCAACAACAAAACCACCCAATTATGTAGTTGTATTTATAACACCTTATTTATTTTCATTAATAATAATATAAGCCATAGAAAGAGTTAGTTCACTTATTCAATTAATTTATTCATTTTTTACAAATTCATATGAGAAAAATTATCAATCACCTTTTCACTTTCCTAATACTTTTTATGATTATTAACCCTTCATTTTCGGTTATTTCTCCCGAAGGAATACCTGATCAGCCAACAGTATTAAGAGAGTTTCGCGGCGGGTGGGTTGCCACCGTTGCAAATATTAATTGGCCGAGCACTAAATATTTATCGGTAGAAGAACAGAAAAAAGAAGCTATTCATATATTAGATAGACTTCACCAAAATCATTTTAACGCGGTAATATTTCAAGCACGTCCCCAATGTGATGCTCTTTATAAAAGTGAACTCGAACCCTGGTCATATTATTTAACAGGAAAACAGGGTGTTGCCCCCGAGCCATTTTATGATCCTCTTGAATTTTGGGTTGAGGAATCCCATAAACGGGGCATGGAATTACACGTTTGGCTCAACCCTTACAGAGCCCATCATATAGAAGGGGGCGAA
Coding sequences:
- a CDS encoding TonB-dependent receptor, with the protein product MRKFLLLKILTLILATQITAATTGKIAGTIIDSKTKEPLIGVNVMLEGTTIGASTDVDGYFAILNVQPGRYTVKASYIGYTTATVTNVRVNIDQTTVVDISLNDEALQTMEIYVVAEQPIVQKDVSSSRVNLNFEEIENLPVSNVSGVIGLQAGVLSSATGPVIRGGGADQTAFVVNGMTLRDERDNTPYLGISFTSVKEIQVQTGGFNAESGNIRSGLVNVVTKDGDKQKYSISILSRYRPGANKHFGESVNSPNSYWIKPYIDDAVAWTGTDNGNWDDYTKRQYQPFRGWNKVSEQLLADNDPLNDLTPEAAQRLFLWQHRRQLDITEPDYDFDISFSGPVPVISKELGGLTFITSYRTTKEMYMIPLSRKAYQDYNFQFKLTSDLQPGMKLSVEGINGKQWGTTSSRSGLAGIFRSAGGIAEQLDTRSGASYLDSRVYATDYWAPTQKFISGYGLKFTHVINNTTYYDVTLNQFGTRYDTNPGTARNTDKTNQFGGIFFDEAPFGYFSGTSSGIGSSMNMGLGFSNSRDTSRVATWSAKIDFTSQLDKYNNVKAGAEFVYTENAVNYALVEPALPSNNSRSNWQTFPIRGAFYIQNKLEFEGMVANVGVRFDYSNANGDWYVLNNPYDRALSGALSSGIDTLLQKVATEAILDVSPRLGVAFPISVDSKLYFNYGHFRSMPLPEDLYLLRRSTVTQAVTRLANPNNPLPKTIAYELGYEHNLFDEYLLRVAGYYKDITEQPRLVTYTSRDNSVNYTIPEPESYEDIRGFEATLTKNRGEWVRGFINYTYQVSTSGNFGLRSNSENPAIQRENQRNKTFFEQNKPIPRPYARANIDIFTPLGWGPDIMGIKPLEDWRMNILASWRAGVNFSWTGPGGVRPGFENNIQWQDSYNIDLRISKAFDFGPLNIEFFADILNALNLKQMGYSAGFVDLNDYDDYMKSLHLPEKYREFGSNYKFIAGDDKPGDIRTGAYIPWDENASEAQKEEWRKNKSYIDMPNLGYTAFLNPRSIFWGIKINYDLN
- a CDS encoding family 10 glycosylhydrolase → MRKLFYSIQVLLIFSFSIISSQTTSPKREFRGTWIASVSNIDWPSSTTLSVETLKQNLIDMLDAIKDANLNAAFFQVRPECDALYKSDFEPWSYWLTGTQGKAPVNNFDPLQFAIDEAHKRGIELHAWLNPYRARHAGASYDRSATHISNTKPEWILKFGNLHILNPGLPAVRDYNVSIVVDIITKYDVDGIHFDDYFYPYPPDHMKANSTNNAKDESTFLLDPRGFTNKDEWRRDNVNIQMKAISDTINALKPNVKFGISPFGIWKAGVPAGITGMDAYSAIYADPMNWLKNNTVDYIIPQLYWKIGGSQDYNKLMPWWADSAKHYNKHYYTGNIYGSSYTSAELPNQLKANRNNSKTDGMVLFSAKHIPGNTSGFTDSLKTKYYTNPAIIPGMNWKDQVKPNKPTNLRFEKIAGVRGDGLIWDKPAVAADGNLASMYAIYKFNTATVQPSQIEDASNLNNIVGVNYAALKVNDVSSTMYFAVTSLDKNYNESELSEVIPVTINIPEKPKTFYPADLAVNQKDTIKFIWENTKHSNYNRLQVSEDINFSSLVFNQNNIVDTFRTVTRLKGLKTYYWRVSASNLAGESVYSETKSFTTGFPAPPQLLLPADKSVDVSVTPKLVWNKTFAASYYRLQVAEGLSILPTIIIIDTVTTDTTLTIGKLKENKIYTWSVLAGNDYGKSELAEVMKFRTLVSTSVLEDDGMPKSYQLNQNYPNPFNPSTKIKYALPESGLTSIKIFNVLGQEIAEIVNEEMSKGYHSIEFNAENLPSGIYIYTLQSNSHVLSKKMMFVK
- a CDS encoding response regulator transcription factor, translating into MLKKTSMIKISIIEDNLFARTAWETALSAIEDFLILESFSSCEEALKSEEIKKSNVILLDIGLPGISGIEGAELLTQINKNALIIMITIQDDDKSIFGSLQAGAIGYLHKSVSPDELIEAIRLAIKGGSPMTPQIARKVLKSFHKFKPVYNEDMLTEKETTILTLLSEGKSYKKIADEIFLSVDGVKYHIRSIYEKLHVHSRAEAVSIGQKLRILSKW